The Dama dama isolate Ldn47 chromosome 28, ASM3311817v1, whole genome shotgun sequence genome has a window encoding:
- the TUBE1 gene encoding tubulin epsilon chain isoform X1: MTQSVVVQVGQCGNQIGCCFWDLALREHAAVNKKGIYDEAISSFFRNVDTRVVGDGGSISKGKICSLKARAVLIDMEEGVVNEILQGRLRDVFDSKQLITDISGSGNNWAVGHKVFGSLYQEKILEKLRKSAEHCDCLQCFFIIHSMGGGTGSGLGTFLLKVLEDEFPEVYRFVTSIYPSGEDDVITSPYNSILAMKELNEHADCVLPIDNQSLFDIISKIDLMVNSGKLGAAIKPKSLVTSSTGVFKKRQEKPFDGMNSIVANLLLNLTSSARFEGSLNMDLNEIIMNLVPFPQLHYLVSSLTPLYTLADVNIPPRRLDQMFSDAFSKDHQLIRADPKHSLYLACALMVRGNVQISDLRRNIERLKPSLQFVSWNQEGWKTSLCSVPPVGHSHSLLALANNTCVKPTFIDLRERFIRLYKKKAHLHHYLQIEGMEESCFTEAVSSLSALIQEYNQLDATKSMPVEDLPRLNIAM; encoded by the exons ATGACCCAGTCGGTGGTCGTACAGG TGGGCCAGTGCGGAAACCAGATCGGCTGCTGCTTCTGGGATCTGGCGCTAAGAGAGCACGCCGCCGTCAACAAG aaagggATTTATGATGAGGCAATAAGCAGCTTCTTTAGAAATGTGGATACCAG AGTGGTTGGTGATGGTGGCAGTATTTCCAAAGGgaaaatttgttctttaaaagcACGT gCTGTCTTGATTGACATGGAGGAAGGGGTAGTAAATGAAATTCTTCAGGGACGATTGAGAGATGTATTTGATAGTAAGCAGCTCATCACTGATATTTCTGGCTCAGGGAATAATTG GGCTGTGGGTCACAAAGTGTTTGGCAGTCTTTATCAGGAAAAGATTTTAGAGAAACTCAGAAAGTCAGCAGAGCACTGTGATTGTTTGCAGTGTTTTTTTATAATACATTCCATGGGAGGAG GAACAGGATCTGGACTTGGCACATTTCTTTTAAAGGTGCTCGAGGATGAATTCCCAGAAGTATATAGATTCGTGACTTCAATTTATCCTTCTGGTGAGGATGATGTCATAACCTCACCTTACAATAGCATCTTGGCAATGAAGGAACTTAATGAGCATGCAGACTGTGTTTTGCCCATTGACAACCAA TCTTTATTTGACATCATTAGCAAAATTGACCTCATGGTGAATTCTGGAAAGTTGGGTGCAGCTATAAAGCCAAAGAGTCTGGTTACCTCAAGTACTGGAGTTTTTAAAAAGCGGCAGGAGAAACCTTTCGATGGAATGAACAGCATTGTGGCCAATCTGCTGCTCAATTTAACAAG CTCTGCCAGGTTTGAAGGATCCCTTAATATGGACCTGAATGAAATCATCATGAATTTAGTTCCTTTTCCTCAACTGCATTATCTTGTTTCAAGCCTAACACCTCTGTATACACTGGCAGATGTTAACATTCCTCCTCGAAG GTTGGATCAGATGTTTTCAGATGCCTTTAGTAAAGATCACCAGCTAATTCGAGCTGACCCCAAACATAGTCTCTACCTCGCCTGTGCCCTCATGGTTAGAGGAAATGTACAGATTTCTGATCTTCGCAGAAACATTGAAAG ATTAAAACCTTCTCTACAGTTTGTCTCCTGGAATCAAGAAGGCTGGAAGACCAGCTTGTGTTCAGTACCTCCCGTGGGCCATTCCCATTCATTATTAGCGTTAGCAAACAACACCTGCGTGAAGCCTACCTTCATAGACCTGAGAGAGAGATTCATAAGGCTCTACAAGAAGAAG GCTCATCTTCATCACTATCTACAAATTGAAGGGATGGAGGAAAGCTGTTTCACAGAAGCCGTGTCATCTTTATCAGCACTTATACAAGAATATAACCAACTGGATGCCACAAAAAGCATGCCTGTGGAAGATTTACCTAGACTAAACATAGCTATGTGA
- the TUBE1 gene encoding tubulin epsilon chain isoform X2: protein MEEGVVNEILQGRLRDVFDSKQLITDISGSGNNWAVGHKVFGSLYQEKILEKLRKSAEHCDCLQCFFIIHSMGGGTGSGLGTFLLKVLEDEFPEVYRFVTSIYPSGEDDVITSPYNSILAMKELNEHADCVLPIDNQSLFDIISKIDLMVNSGKLGAAIKPKSLVTSSTGVFKKRQEKPFDGMNSIVANLLLNLTSSARFEGSLNMDLNEIIMNLVPFPQLHYLVSSLTPLYTLADVNIPPRRLDQMFSDAFSKDHQLIRADPKHSLYLACALMVRGNVQISDLRRNIERLKPSLQFVSWNQEGWKTSLCSVPPVGHSHSLLALANNTCVKPTFIDLRERFIRLYKKKAHLHHYLQIEGMEESCFTEAVSSLSALIQEYNQLDATKSMPVEDLPRLNIAM from the exons ATGGAGGAAGGGGTAGTAAATGAAATTCTTCAGGGACGATTGAGAGATGTATTTGATAGTAAGCAGCTCATCACTGATATTTCTGGCTCAGGGAATAATTG GGCTGTGGGTCACAAAGTGTTTGGCAGTCTTTATCAGGAAAAGATTTTAGAGAAACTCAGAAAGTCAGCAGAGCACTGTGATTGTTTGCAGTGTTTTTTTATAATACATTCCATGGGAGGAG GAACAGGATCTGGACTTGGCACATTTCTTTTAAAGGTGCTCGAGGATGAATTCCCAGAAGTATATAGATTCGTGACTTCAATTTATCCTTCTGGTGAGGATGATGTCATAACCTCACCTTACAATAGCATCTTGGCAATGAAGGAACTTAATGAGCATGCAGACTGTGTTTTGCCCATTGACAACCAA TCTTTATTTGACATCATTAGCAAAATTGACCTCATGGTGAATTCTGGAAAGTTGGGTGCAGCTATAAAGCCAAAGAGTCTGGTTACCTCAAGTACTGGAGTTTTTAAAAAGCGGCAGGAGAAACCTTTCGATGGAATGAACAGCATTGTGGCCAATCTGCTGCTCAATTTAACAAG CTCTGCCAGGTTTGAAGGATCCCTTAATATGGACCTGAATGAAATCATCATGAATTTAGTTCCTTTTCCTCAACTGCATTATCTTGTTTCAAGCCTAACACCTCTGTATACACTGGCAGATGTTAACATTCCTCCTCGAAG GTTGGATCAGATGTTTTCAGATGCCTTTAGTAAAGATCACCAGCTAATTCGAGCTGACCCCAAACATAGTCTCTACCTCGCCTGTGCCCTCATGGTTAGAGGAAATGTACAGATTTCTGATCTTCGCAGAAACATTGAAAG ATTAAAACCTTCTCTACAGTTTGTCTCCTGGAATCAAGAAGGCTGGAAGACCAGCTTGTGTTCAGTACCTCCCGTGGGCCATTCCCATTCATTATTAGCGTTAGCAAACAACACCTGCGTGAAGCCTACCTTCATAGACCTGAGAGAGAGATTCATAAGGCTCTACAAGAAGAAG GCTCATCTTCATCACTATCTACAAATTGAAGGGATGGAGGAAAGCTGTTTCACAGAAGCCGTGTCATCTTTATCAGCACTTATACAAGAATATAACCAACTGGATGCCACAAAAAGCATGCCTGTGGAAGATTTACCTAGACTAAACATAGCTATGTGA
- the CCN6 gene encoding cellular communication network factor 6 isoform X1 encodes MRGPLLSTLLLAALWQFCCRAQGAGLSDTAAEGSPGEVAEVHHRKQVCHWPCQCPRRKPSCPPGVSLVRDGCGCCKICARQAGDTCNEADLCDPHKGLYCDYSADRPRYETGVCAYLMAVGCEFNRVHYQNGQVFQPSPLFSCLCVSGAIGCTPLFIPKLADRRCSGAKGGEKTDQSKCGLGSSQRQLSTSYETMPAYRNLPLIWKRKCLVQATKWTPCSRTCGMGISNRVTNENSNCEMRKEKRLCYIQPCDRNISKTVKIPKGKTCQPTFQPVKAEKFVFSGCSSTQSYRPTFCGICLDKRCCVPNKSKMITIQFDCPNEGSFKWKMLWITSCVCQRNCRDPGDIFSELKIL; translated from the exons TTCTGCTGCAGGGCTCAGGGCGCTGGGCTGTCAGACACAGCAGCTGAAGGAAGTCCTGGAGAGGTGGCAGAAGTGCACCATCGTAAGCAGGTTTGTCACTGGCCTTGCCAGTGCCCCCGTCGGAAGCCCAGCTGCCCGCCTGGAGTGAGCCTGGTGAGGGATGGCTGCGGATGCTGTAAAATCTGTGCCAGGCAAGCAGGGGACACCTGCAACGAAGCTGACCTCTGTGACCCCCACAAAGGGCTGTACTGTGACTACTCAGCGGACAGGCCTAGGTACGAGACCGGAGTGTGTGCAT atCTCATGGCTGTGGGATGTGAGTTCAACAGGGTGCATTATCAGAACGGCCAGGTGTTTCAGCCCAGTCCCCTCTTCAGCTGCCTGTGCGTCAGCGGGGCCATCGGATGCACACCTCTGTTCATACCAAAGCTGGCCGACAGGCGCTGCTCTGGGGCTAAAGGAGGAGAGAAGACTGATCAGTCAAAATGTGGCCTGGGGTCCTCACAGAGACAGCTCTCAACAAGCTACGAAACAATGCCAG CATATAGGAATCTCCCacttatttggaaaagaaaatgtcttgTGCAAGCAACAAAGTGGACCCCTTGCTCCAGAACATGTGGGATGGGAATATCTAACAGGGTGACCAATGAAAACAGCAACTgtgaaatgagaaaagagaaaagactatGTTACATTCAGCCTTGTGACCGTAATATATCAAAGACAGTAAAG ATTCCCAAAGGAAAAACGTGCCAACCTACTTTCCAACCCGTTAAAGCTGAAAAATTTGTGTTTTCTGGATGCTCAAGCACTCAGAGTTATAGACCCACTTTCTGTGGAATATGCTTGGATAAGAGATGCTGTGTGCCTAATAAGTCTAAAATGATTACCATTCAATTTGATTGCCCAAATGAAGGGTCATTTAAATGGAAGATGCTGTGGATTACATCTTGTGTATGTCAGAGAAACTGCAGAGATCCAGGAGATATATTTTCTGAGCTCAAGATTCTATAA
- the CCN6 gene encoding cellular communication network factor 6 isoform X2 — MRGPLLSTLLLAALWQFCCRAQGAGLSDTAAEGSPGEVAEVHHRKQVCHWPCQCPRRKPSCPPGVSLVRDGCGCCKICARQAGDTCNEADLCDPHKGLYCDYSADRPRYETGVCAYLMAVGCEFNRVHYQNGQVFQPSPLFSCLCVSGAIGCTPLFIPKLADRRCSGAKGGEKTDQSKCGLGSSQRQLSTSYETMPDVRQAFNLLPALMSLNCCLPSSI; from the exons TTCTGCTGCAGGGCTCAGGGCGCTGGGCTGTCAGACACAGCAGCTGAAGGAAGTCCTGGAGAGGTGGCAGAAGTGCACCATCGTAAGCAGGTTTGTCACTGGCCTTGCCAGTGCCCCCGTCGGAAGCCCAGCTGCCCGCCTGGAGTGAGCCTGGTGAGGGATGGCTGCGGATGCTGTAAAATCTGTGCCAGGCAAGCAGGGGACACCTGCAACGAAGCTGACCTCTGTGACCCCCACAAAGGGCTGTACTGTGACTACTCAGCGGACAGGCCTAGGTACGAGACCGGAGTGTGTGCAT atCTCATGGCTGTGGGATGTGAGTTCAACAGGGTGCATTATCAGAACGGCCAGGTGTTTCAGCCCAGTCCCCTCTTCAGCTGCCTGTGCGTCAGCGGGGCCATCGGATGCACACCTCTGTTCATACCAAAGCTGGCCGACAGGCGCTGCTCTGGGGCTAAAGGAGGAGAGAAGACTGATCAGTCAAAATGTGGCCTGGGGTCCTCACAGAGACAGCTCTCAACAAGCTACGAAACAATGCCAG ATGTGCGCCAAGCTTTTAACCTGCTTCCTGCACTGATGTCTTTAAACTGTTGCCTGCCTTCCAG CATATAG
- the CCN6 gene encoding cellular communication network factor 6 isoform X3: MRGPLLSTLLLAALWQFCCRAQGAGLSDTAAEGSPGEVAEVHHRKQVCHWPCQCPRRKPSCPPGVSLVRDGCGCCKICARQAGDTCNEADLCDPHKGLYCDYSADRPRYETGVCAYLMAVGCEFNRVHYQNGQVFQPSPLFSCLCVSGAIGCTPLFIPKLADRRCSGAKGGEKTDQSKCGLGSSQRQLSTSYETMPVLRTHV; encoded by the exons TTCTGCTGCAGGGCTCAGGGCGCTGGGCTGTCAGACACAGCAGCTGAAGGAAGTCCTGGAGAGGTGGCAGAAGTGCACCATCGTAAGCAGGTTTGTCACTGGCCTTGCCAGTGCCCCCGTCGGAAGCCCAGCTGCCCGCCTGGAGTGAGCCTGGTGAGGGATGGCTGCGGATGCTGTAAAATCTGTGCCAGGCAAGCAGGGGACACCTGCAACGAAGCTGACCTCTGTGACCCCCACAAAGGGCTGTACTGTGACTACTCAGCGGACAGGCCTAGGTACGAGACCGGAGTGTGTGCAT atCTCATGGCTGTGGGATGTGAGTTCAACAGGGTGCATTATCAGAACGGCCAGGTGTTTCAGCCCAGTCCCCTCTTCAGCTGCCTGTGCGTCAGCGGGGCCATCGGATGCACACCTCTGTTCATACCAAAGCTGGCCGACAGGCGCTGCTCTGGGGCTAAAGGAGGAGAGAAGACTGATCAGTCAAAATGTGGCCTGGGGTCCTCACAGAGACAGCTCTCAACAAGCTACGAAACAATGCCAG TTCTTAGGACCCATGTGTGA